One window of Mediterraneibacter gnavus ATCC 29149 genomic DNA carries:
- a CDS encoding DNA topoisomerase III, with protein sequence MKHLVIAEKPSVGRDIARVLHCNKKTNTYIEGTDYIVTWALGHLVTLADPEQYDEQYKTWNMDTLPMLPEHWKLVVIKQTGRQFHAVKELIFRKDVSDIIIATDAGREGELVARWILDKAGNQKPLKRLWISSVTDKAIREGFQNLRPGKSYEPLYRAAVARAQSDWVVGINATRALTCKYNAQLSCGRVQTPTLAMIAAREEEIRTFKPVPYYGLKAAVGGITFTWTDARSGSSRSFDKDRIQAIKQASAPSLLVTDVRKKLKKTFAPALYDLTALQREANQKFGFSAKQTLNIMQRLYENHKVLTYPRTDSRYLTTDIVPTLKERLKACAVGPYSKIAGRLSMQKLQANKSFVNDSKVSDHHAIIPTEQFVQLDHMSNEERKIYDLVVRRFLAVLSPACEYEETSISGTIGEERFSAKGNFIKSAGWREVYESGYTDGEDEDEEQTTFSQISLPDVQKGETLPVTALTITEGKTKPPACFTEGTLIAAMENPVKYLKHKDKDVVKTLGETGGLGTVATRADIIEKLFNSFLMEKKGNEIHITSKGKQLLSLVPSDLKSPELTASWEMRLQAIAKGKESDKAFMKEIEHYTKALIQEIKSADGTFRHDNMTRTKCPECGKFMLEVNGKHGKMLVCQDRECGHKETISRHTNARCPVCHKKMDLVGKGDGQRFICVCGHKEKLSSFEERKKKEGKGASKKDVNHYLRKQAKEANEPINNAFAEAFSKIQL encoded by the coding sequence ATGAAGCATCTCGTCATTGCAGAAAAACCTTCCGTGGGCAGGGACATCGCCCGGGTTTTACACTGCAATAAAAAAACAAATACTTATATAGAAGGAACAGACTATATCGTCACATGGGCGCTGGGTCACCTTGTCACACTGGCTGATCCGGAGCAATACGACGAACAGTACAAGACCTGGAACATGGATACGCTTCCCATGCTCCCAGAGCACTGGAAGCTGGTAGTCATCAAACAGACCGGCCGCCAGTTCCACGCTGTCAAAGAGCTGATTTTCCGGAAAGATGTCTCTGATATCATCATTGCAACCGATGCCGGCAGAGAAGGGGAACTTGTGGCACGCTGGATCCTTGACAAAGCCGGAAATCAGAAGCCGCTGAAGCGACTCTGGATCTCCTCCGTTACAGACAAAGCCATCCGGGAAGGTTTTCAGAATCTGCGCCCCGGCAAATCCTACGAGCCACTGTACCGCGCTGCTGTTGCCCGTGCACAGTCCGACTGGGTGGTCGGGATCAATGCCACCAGAGCGCTGACCTGCAAATACAATGCACAGCTCTCCTGCGGACGTGTCCAGACCCCGACACTCGCTATGATCGCTGCCAGAGAAGAAGAGATCCGCACCTTCAAGCCGGTTCCTTATTACGGACTCAAAGCTGCGGTTGGCGGAATCACATTTACATGGACAGATGCCAGATCCGGCTCTTCCCGCTCCTTTGATAAAGACCGCATCCAGGCGATCAAACAGGCCTCCGCTCCGTCACTGCTTGTAACGGATGTACGCAAAAAGCTGAAAAAAACATTCGCACCTGCACTGTATGACCTGACTGCACTTCAACGGGAAGCCAACCAGAAATTCGGATTTTCCGCAAAACAGACCCTCAATATCATGCAAAGACTTTACGAGAATCACAAAGTACTCACCTACCCTCGTACCGATTCCCGTTACCTCACTACCGATATCGTGCCGACTTTAAAGGAACGCTTAAAAGCCTGCGCAGTAGGTCCTTACAGCAAGATTGCCGGACGGCTTTCCATGCAAAAACTTCAGGCAAATAAATCCTTTGTCAATGACAGCAAAGTGTCTGATCACCATGCAATCATCCCGACCGAACAGTTTGTGCAGCTTGACCACATGAGCAATGAAGAGCGCAAAATTTACGATTTGGTCGTGCGCCGGTTTCTGGCGGTTCTCTCTCCTGCCTGCGAGTATGAAGAGACTTCCATCAGCGGCACCATCGGCGAAGAACGCTTTAGCGCGAAAGGCAATTTTATCAAATCTGCCGGCTGGAGAGAAGTTTATGAGTCGGGCTATACTGACGGCGAAGACGAGGACGAAGAACAAACCACATTCTCCCAGATTTCCCTGCCGGATGTGCAAAAAGGCGAGACACTTCCTGTCACCGCACTGACGATCACAGAAGGCAAGACCAAACCGCCAGCCTGCTTCACCGAAGGTACTCTGATCGCCGCCATGGAGAATCCGGTCAAGTATCTCAAACATAAGGATAAGGATGTCGTAAAAACGCTGGGAGAGACCGGAGGACTCGGTACAGTCGCCACCAGAGCAGATATCATCGAAAAATTATTCAACAGTTTTCTGATGGAGAAAAAGGGAAATGAGATTCACATCACCTCCAAAGGAAAACAGCTTCTCTCCCTCGTTCCTTCTGATTTAAAAAGTCCGGAACTGACTGCTTCCTGGGAAATGCGCCTGCAGGCAATCGCAAAAGGAAAAGAATCCGATAAAGCCTTTATGAAAGAAATCGAACATTACACCAAAGCACTCATTCAAGAGATTAAATCTGCGGACGGTACCTTCCGCCACGATAACATGACCCGCACCAAATGTCCGGAATGTGGCAAATTCATGCTGGAAGTCAACGGTAAGCACGGGAAAATGCTTGTCTGCCAGGATCGGGAGTGCGGACACAAAGAAACCATCTCCCGCCATACCAATGCCCGTTGCCCGGTATGCCATAAGAAAATGGACCTTGTAGGAAAAGGGGACGGACAACGATTTATCTGCGTCTGCGGACACAAAGAAAAACTGAGTTCTTTTGAGGAACGAAAGAAAAAAGAAGGAAAGGGCGCAAGCAAAAAAGACGTGAATCATTATTTACGAAAACAGGCAAAAGAAGCGAACGAACCGATCAACAATGCCTTTGCAGAAGCATTTTCGAAGATACAGTTATAG
- a CDS encoding YitT family protein, which translates to MKSKLRHFFLLTFSTLVMAAGTYFFKFPNHFTFGGITGLAVLVAKTGVMSAGDFNFITNMILLIIGFFILGKKFAAKTAYCSILLSVALSALERIYPMSAPLTNQPMLELCFAIALPSLGSAILFNIGSSSGGTDIIAMILKKYSSVDIGHALLITDVLITVAGCFMFDIATGLYSFLGLAIRSFMIDTFIESFNLSKYFNVVCDNPKPICDFIVQELNRSATVCHAQGAFSGKDKYVIFTALNRPQAVRLRNFIKDEEPSAFILISNTSEIIGKGFHNV; encoded by the coding sequence ATGAAAAGTAAACTACGACATTTTTTCCTGCTGACCTTCAGTACACTGGTGATGGCGGCAGGCACTTATTTTTTCAAATTTCCAAATCATTTTACATTTGGAGGAATCACCGGTCTTGCGGTTCTCGTTGCCAAAACCGGCGTGATGTCCGCAGGAGATTTCAACTTTATCACTAACATGATTCTGCTGATCATCGGATTTTTTATTCTCGGCAAAAAATTTGCCGCAAAGACTGCCTACTGCAGCATTCTGTTGTCAGTTGCGCTCTCCGCACTGGAGCGGATCTATCCGATGAGTGCACCACTGACAAATCAGCCGATGCTGGAGCTTTGTTTTGCCATCGCGCTTCCGTCTCTTGGTTCCGCGATCCTGTTTAACATCGGCTCTTCCAGCGGCGGTACGGATATCATTGCCATGATCCTGAAAAAATATTCCAGCGTAGATATCGGACATGCTCTTTTGATCACAGATGTGCTGATCACCGTTGCTGGTTGCTTCATGTTCGACATTGCAACAGGGCTGTATTCATTCCTTGGACTTGCAATCCGCTCGTTTATGATCGATACTTTTATTGAAAGTTTCAATCTTTCCAAATACTTTAACGTAGTATGTGACAATCCAAAGCCGATCTGCGACTTTATTGTACAGGAATTAAACCGAAGCGCTACTGTCTGCCATGCACAGGGCGCGTTTTCCGGAAAAGACAAATACGTCATCTTCACGGCACTGAACCGCCCGCAGGCTGTCCGGCTCCGTAATTTTATCAAAGACGAAGAACCTTCCGCATTTATTCTCATCTCCAATACAAGTGAGATCATCGGAAAAGGCTTCCATAACGTCTGA
- the eno gene encoding phosphopyruvate hydratase: MYQDLPIQDIYAREILDSRGNPTVEVEILAGEKIVGRAAVPSGASTGKFEAVELRDREKRYGGKGVEQAVRHVNEEIAEALIGKNVLAQTEIDHILKELDGSIDKHNLGANAILGVSLAAAKTAAAALRIPLYDYLGNVGEKVMPIPMMNVLNGGAHADNNLDIQEFMLVPYGPDSFKERLRMGTEIYHVLRTLLKQKGLTTAVGDEGGFAPELRDSREAIEFLIEAAHQAGYQPGKDVGIALDVAASEIYRAKEQRYYFVGESKKSGKKIARTSDEMMEYYERLILDYPIYSIEDPLDEEDWDGWSRLTAKIGEKVQLVGDDLFVTNPERVALGIAKKAANSVLIKVNQIGTLTEAARAVELAHQAGYRTIMSHRSGETEDTTIADLAVAFHTGQIKTGAPCRSERVAKYNQLLRIEETLWKSM; the protein is encoded by the coding sequence ATGTATCAGGATTTACCGATTCAGGATATTTACGCAAGAGAAATTTTAGACTCCCGGGGCAATCCGACGGTAGAAGTGGAGATACTTGCCGGGGAGAAAATCGTGGGAAGAGCAGCGGTTCCATCCGGCGCATCAACGGGAAAATTTGAAGCAGTAGAGCTTCGTGACCGGGAGAAGCGGTATGGAGGAAAAGGGGTAGAGCAGGCGGTGCGTCACGTCAATGAAGAAATCGCCGAGGCTCTGATTGGAAAAAATGTGTTGGCACAAACGGAGATCGATCATATTTTAAAGGAACTCGACGGCAGCATTGACAAGCATAATCTGGGGGCAAATGCAATCTTAGGTGTCTCGCTGGCTGCGGCAAAGACCGCTGCGGCTGCACTTAGGATTCCGCTGTATGACTATCTTGGAAATGTAGGAGAAAAGGTAATGCCTATTCCTATGATGAATGTGTTAAACGGCGGTGCTCATGCGGACAATAATCTGGATATTCAGGAGTTTATGCTGGTTCCTTATGGACCGGACAGCTTTAAAGAAAGATTGCGCATGGGGACAGAAATTTATCACGTACTGCGAACACTTTTGAAGCAAAAAGGATTGACTACAGCTGTCGGGGACGAGGGCGGATTTGCACCGGAATTGAGAGATTCCAGAGAGGCGATTGAATTTCTGATCGAGGCAGCACATCAGGCGGGATATCAGCCGGGAAAAGATGTAGGGATTGCTTTAGATGTGGCGGCTTCAGAAATTTACCGGGCAAAAGAACAGCGGTATTATTTTGTGGGGGAAAGCAAAAAGAGCGGGAAAAAGATCGCGAGAACATCGGATGAGATGATGGAATACTATGAAAGATTGATTCTGGATTATCCAATCTATTCCATTGAGGATCCGTTGGATGAGGAGGATTGGGATGGCTGGAGCAGACTGACAGCAAAAATTGGGGAGAAAGTACAGCTTGTAGGAGACGATCTGTTTGTGACCAATCCGGAGAGAGTCGCATTGGGGATAGCAAAAAAAGCAGCTAATTCGGTGCTGATCAAGGTGAATCAGATCGGGACACTGACAGAGGCGGCAAGAGCGGTGGAACTGGCGCATCAGGCAGGGTATCGGACGATTATGTCTCACCGATCTGGTGAAACGGAAGATACCACGATCGCGGATCTGGCGGTGGCATTTCATACCGGACAGATCAAAACCGGTGCACCGTGCCGCTCGGAACGTGTGGCAAAATATAATCAGTTGCTTCGAATTGAAGAAACATTGTGGAAATCCATGTGA
- a CDS encoding GntR family transcriptional regulator → MEIILSNASPKPIYEQITSQIKAMIMNGELKAGDPMPSMRKLAKELHVSVITTQRAYDDLQKDGFIVTVPAKGTFVSAQNQDFIREENRRRVELLLTDAVELAKENGIELEELRTTLDVLYQEEDV, encoded by the coding sequence GTGGAAATTATTTTAAGTAATGCCAGTCCGAAACCAATCTATGAGCAGATCACTTCCCAGATAAAAGCCATGATCATGAACGGAGAGCTGAAGGCAGGAGACCCGATGCCGTCCATGCGAAAGCTTGCAAAGGAGCTTCACGTCAGTGTGATCACGACACAGAGAGCTTATGATGATCTGCAAAAGGACGGATTTATCGTGACAGTTCCGGCAAAAGGAACCTTTGTATCTGCACAGAACCAGGACTTTATCCGGGAGGAGAACAGAAGACGGGTAGAACTGCTTTTAACAGATGCGGTAGAACTGGCAAAGGAAAACGGAATTGAACTTGAGGAATTGAGAACGACATTAGACGTATTGTATCAAGAGGAGGATGTGTGA
- a CDS encoding ABC transporter ATP-binding protein, which translates to MEFALEVKGLRKTYKEFGLKNISMKLPKGCVLGLIGENGAGKSTLINAILGLIECDYESLRIFGQEYAGNEKQIKEEIAVIFDKTCYDLNFTPLFIGKILSNVYSNWDMEKYHMYLDRFELPKKKKLKEFSKGMKMKMEFAAALSHDPKLLILDEATSGLDPVFRDEILDILREYTEDEEHTILMSSHITSDLDKISDYIAFIHDGELLFTKTYDELQENYGVLNCGQRIFDALNREDIEAYRKDSYGYRVLVNNKQGIRKVFSDLEIEQATIEDVMLYCVRGEKVA; encoded by the coding sequence ATGGAATTTGCACTGGAAGTCAAAGGACTGCGTAAAACATACAAAGAATTTGGATTAAAAAATATTTCGATGAAATTGCCCAAGGGCTGTGTGCTCGGGCTGATCGGAGAGAATGGCGCCGGAAAATCTACCCTGATTAATGCGATTCTCGGGCTGATTGAATGCGACTATGAGTCTTTAAGGATTTTTGGACAAGAGTATGCAGGAAATGAAAAGCAGATCAAAGAAGAGATTGCGGTGATCTTTGACAAGACCTGTTATGATCTGAATTTTACACCGCTGTTTATCGGAAAGATATTGAGTAATGTGTATTCCAACTGGGATATGGAAAAATATCATATGTATCTGGATCGGTTTGAACTGCCGAAGAAAAAGAAATTAAAAGAATTTTCCAAGGGAATGAAGATGAAAATGGAATTTGCCGCAGCCCTAAGCCACGATCCCAAGCTTCTTATTCTGGATGAGGCGACAAGCGGTCTGGATCCGGTATTCCGGGACGAGATTCTGGATATTCTCAGAGAGTACACCGAGGATGAAGAACATACGATTCTGATGTCCTCTCATATTACCAGTGATCTGGATAAGATTTCGGATTATATCGCATTTATTCATGATGGGGAGTTGTTGTTTACAAAGACCTATGATGAGCTTCAGGAAAATTACGGCGTCTTAAACTGTGGACAGCGGATCTTTGACGCACTGAACCGGGAGGATATTGAGGCATACAGAAAGGATTCCTATGGATATCGGGTTCTGGTCAACAATAAGCAGGGAATCCGGAAGGTATTTTCAGATCTGGAGATTGAACAGGCAACGATCGAAGACGTGATGCTGTACTGCGTGAGAGGAGAGAAAGTGGCATGA
- a CDS encoding ABC-2 transporter permease translates to MRGIILKDLYEGFCIKKNLINWLASMIFTSALTAISEFMRGAYGFLLIVVLLFPVMGSTLLQMTVEQDEKAEFDRIQLTYPLSKSEIVLSKYLGGLIVQGGMTLYSFVFVLIYVYGYRTITLEDALPTWGIGVVGGVIYFAVSYVAYFWLGNLKGVIFTFLAMVGLVIAFLLSVFNIGLEEIMQVEKSIWIIGCLVMAAVLMVISYFLSLKIYTKKHS, encoded by the coding sequence ATGAGAGGGATTATTTTAAAAGATTTATATGAGGGATTCTGTATTAAGAAGAATCTGATCAACTGGCTGGCTTCTATGATATTTACGTCTGCGCTGACAGCGATCAGTGAATTTATGAGAGGTGCCTATGGATTTTTGCTGATTGTAGTACTCCTATTTCCTGTGATGGGAAGTACGCTGCTTCAGATGACGGTGGAACAGGATGAAAAGGCAGAATTTGACCGGATTCAGCTCACCTATCCGCTGAGCAAAAGCGAGATTGTTCTGTCCAAATATCTGGGCGGTCTGATCGTACAGGGAGGTATGACACTTTATTCATTTGTGTTTGTATTGATCTATGTGTATGGATATCGGACGATCACCCTGGAAGACGCACTTCCGACATGGGGAATCGGTGTAGTCGGAGGTGTGATTTACTTTGCAGTGAGCTATGTAGCATATTTCTGGCTTGGTAATTTGAAAGGTGTGATTTTTACATTTCTTGCGATGGTAGGACTTGTAATTGCGTTTTTGCTCAGCGTGTTTAATATCGGGCTGGAGGAAATCATGCAGGTGGAAAAAAGTATTTGGATCATTGGTTGTCTGGTGATGGCAGCAGTGTTGATGGTGATCAGCTACTTTCTATCTCTGAAAATATACACAAAAAAACATTCTTGA
- the licT gene encoding BglG family transcription antiterminator LicT — translation MRIDRILNNNVVIIKDENGEEQVVCGKGIAYKKKAGDLLSEKLINKVFVLKDTAQKQHFQEIISEIPVEYIQITTEIVEMLTQTLERKLNEAIYISLSDHIYMAITRYLDGVVVKNSMLWDIKRFYEKEYQAAKKVWKMINQTFKVELPEDEIGFITLHIVNAEMDNENLKQTMEVTKLMQEISNIVRYYFSVEFNTESVYYYRFITHLKFFAQRLLTDKEYEDDQDNELFNTIRQKYRTSYKCVEKIAEFISRKYEKELSDEEKLYLTIHIERVIYKSRD, via the coding sequence ATGCGGATAGACAGGATATTGAACAACAATGTCGTGATCATAAAAGATGAGAATGGAGAAGAGCAGGTTGTCTGCGGAAAAGGAATCGCCTACAAGAAAAAGGCGGGAGACCTTTTATCAGAAAAGCTGATCAACAAAGTGTTTGTTTTGAAGGACACTGCTCAGAAACAGCATTTTCAGGAGATTATCTCTGAGATTCCTGTGGAATATATTCAGATCACGACAGAGATTGTGGAGATGCTCACACAAACACTGGAAAGAAAACTAAATGAAGCAATCTATATTTCATTAAGCGACCATATTTATATGGCAATCACCAGATATCTGGACGGTGTTGTGGTGAAGAATTCCATGCTGTGGGATATCAAGCGTTTTTATGAGAAAGAATATCAGGCGGCGAAGAAGGTCTGGAAGATGATCAATCAGACGTTCAAGGTAGAATTACCGGAAGATGAGATTGGTTTTATTACCCTGCACATTGTCAATGCAGAGATGGACAATGAGAACTTAAAGCAGACGATGGAAGTCACAAAGCTGATGCAGGAGATTTCCAATATTGTCCGTTATTATTTTTCCGTAGAGTTTAATACAGAATCGGTTTATTATTATCGTTTTATTACCCATTTGAAGTTCTTTGCACAGCGTCTTCTGACAGATAAAGAGTATGAAGACGATCAGGACAACGAACTTTTCAATACAATTCGGCAAAAGTACCGCACTTCTTATAAGTGTGTGGAAAAAATCGCAGAGTTTATATCGCGTAAATATGAAAAGGAACTTTCAGATGAAGAAAAATTATATCTGACCATTCATATTGAACGCGTTATATATAAGAGCAGAGATTAG